Proteins found in one Lepeophtheirus salmonis chromosome 9, UVic_Lsal_1.4, whole genome shotgun sequence genomic segment:
- the LOC121124190 gene encoding sn-1-specific diacylglycerol lipase ABHD11 produces MLFCKSVGSASLPPLINSRMCSGVSRKKMQEENVERLPNTTSLRLAYTSYESKTKKDISPLIMNHNLMGNRSNLSRIAKEINQTTRRMVVNVDCRNHGESPKVPEMTYGNMQRDIEFLINSLDIPKACFLGNGMGGRVGMLLALNRPSLIDRLIVINSTPLNHMSIMQRVEKIKKAGQIMETCKEEIENAEGIVGKKSIADKILTPILTDSFDRSLFLTNLVPSNTEDKRWKLNFNALATSPLGVFPTFGEGTTFNGPCLFITGDKCDYLKEPDREEVTKLFPNAKFIRISHTGYWLQVEKYKQLLEKILPFLSSE; encoded by the exons ATGTTGTTCTGTAAAAGTGTTGGTTCAGCATCTCTGCCCCCCTTAATAAACTCTCGAATGTGTTCTGGAGTCTCACGGAAGAAAATGCAAGAGGAGAATGTGGAGAGGCTCCCGAATACTACTAGTCTTAGATTAGCTTATACATCCTATGAATCCAAAACCAAGAAGGATATCTCACCCCTCATAATGAACCATAACCTCATGGGAAATCGCTCGAATCTGAGTCGTATCGCAAAAGAAATCAACCAAACCACTCGGCGCATG GTGGTGAATGTTGATTGTCGTAATCATGGGGAGTCCCCTAAAGTTCCTGAGATGACCTATGGCAACATGCAAAGGGACATCGAATTCTTGATCAACTCCTTAGATATACCTAAAGCATGTTTTCTCGGAAACGGGATGGGAGGAAGAGTTGGGATGCTTCTCGCATTGAATCGACCTTCTTTAATAGATAGATTAATAGTCATTAACTCAACTCCTCTTAATCATATGTCAATCATGCAACgcgtagaaaaaattaaaaaagctgGTCAGATAATGGAAACATGCAAAGAAGAAATCGAGAATGCTGAGGGCATCGTGGGCAAGAAGTCAATTGCAGACAAA ATCCTCACGCCAATCCTTACGGATAGTTTTGATCGAAGtttatttttgactaatttaGTACCAAGTAATACTGAAGATAAAAGGTGGAAGCTAAACTTCAACGCATTAGCGACTTCGCCACTAGGAGTTTTTCCTACATTCGGAGAGGGAACCACCTTTAATGGCCCATGTTTATTCATAACCGGAGATAAATGTGATTACTTAAAAGAACCAGATAGGGAAGAAGTAACCAAATTGTTTCCCAATGCCAAATTTATTCGGATATCTCATACTGGTTATTGGCTTCAAGTTGAAAAGTACAAGCAATTGCTAGAAAAAATCTTGCCTTTTCTCTCATCTGAATAG